A genomic region of Ignavibacteria bacterium contains the following coding sequences:
- a CDS encoding HIT domain-containing protein, whose amino-acid sequence MQRLFSPWRSEYIESFQNPKEEGCVFCNAQNEDVEDENSLLVYKGKEVFILMNRYPYNNGHLLIIPYRHIAKICEMTDSERLETFYLIEKSIEALENTMSAQGHNVGTNLGRVAGAGIDDHIHFHVVPRWNGDTNFMPVLGDVKLISEDMKKTKLRLYKFFKENL is encoded by the coding sequence ATGCAAAGACTTTTTTCACCCTGGCGTTCTGAATACATTGAATCTTTTCAAAATCCAAAGGAAGAAGGTTGTGTATTCTGCAATGCTCAGAATGAAGATGTTGAAGATGAAAATTCTTTGCTCGTTTACAAAGGCAAAGAAGTTTTTATTTTAATGAATCGCTATCCCTACAATAATGGTCATCTGCTTATTATTCCTTATAGACACATTGCAAAAATTTGCGAGATGACTGATTCAGAACGCCTTGAAACATTTTATCTAATCGAAAAATCAATTGAAGCTCTTGAAAATACAATGTCTGCGCAGGGACATAATGTTGGTACTAATCTTGGAAGAGTTGCTGGTGCAGGAATTGACGATCATATCCATTTTCATGTTGTTCCGAGATGGAATGGTGATACTAACTTTATGCCTGTCTTAGGTGATGTAAAATTGATTTCTGAAGATATGAAAAAAACCAAACTAAGACTTTATAAATTTTTTAAGGAGAACTTATGA
- the maf gene encoding septum formation protein Maf: MSLERLKKFQYILASQSPRRKQLLNLLGLSFKVFHPEIEENHRGEKPLTYAKKLAQEKAEEANKKFKDKIIIAADTIVVLENQILEKPKSKADAKRMLKTLSGRTHIVYTAVCVINQLNGKKIIDYEKTFVTFRKLSSVEIDEYVETGSCMDKAGAYGIQDDLGAVFVSKVNGCYYNVVGLPLQKLYLILNSITK; this comes from the coding sequence ATGAGTTTGGAGAGACTTAAAAAATTTCAATATATTTTAGCATCTCAATCACCTCGGAGAAAACAACTTTTAAATTTGCTTGGGCTTAGCTTTAAAGTCTTCCATCCAGAAATTGAAGAAAATCACAGAGGTGAAAAACCATTAACCTATGCAAAAAAATTAGCTCAAGAAAAGGCTGAAGAAGCGAATAAAAAATTTAAAGACAAAATTATAATCGCTGCTGATACAATTGTAGTGCTCGAAAATCAAATTCTTGAAAAGCCTAAATCAAAGGCTGATGCAAAGCGAATGTTAAAAACTTTAAGTGGAAGAACTCACATTGTTTATACAGCAGTTTGTGTAATTAATCAACTAAATGGTAAAAAAATTATAGATTACGAAAAAACATTTGTGACTTTCAGAAAACTTAGTTCCGTTGAGATAGATGAATATGTCGAAACTGGAAGTTGTATGGATAAAGCAGGCGCTTATGGTATTCAGGATGATCTTGGAGCGGTATTTGTCAGTAAGGTAAATGGATGTTATTACAATGTTGTTGGATTACCCCTCCAGAAATTGTATTTAATTTTGAATTCGATTACAAAATAA
- a CDS encoding Gfo/Idh/MocA family oxidoreductase, producing the protein MKQLVQRIKDGEMKVVDLPIPFLKPKGVLVKNYFSLISAGTERTTVESGKENLLIKTYKNPDVVKQVYQIVRRDGLIPTIERILGNLNDYKTLGYSSSGVVIESSSDKFKPGERVACAGAGYANHAEIVFVPENLCVKLPDNVSFEEGAFTTLGAIALQGVRLANPTLGENVAVIGLGLLGLISVQLLKANGCKVIGLDISEQALDYAKKMGCDYVLKSSKSEKETILNLTNGIGVDKVLITAATESNEPIELSGLITREKGKVVVVGAVKMDIPRGPFYNKEIEVVISKSYGPGRYDPMYEEMGIDYPVGYVRWTENRNMQAVVELISQGKLDFKSLITHKFSIDDYQKAYDLVLGKTQEFYRGILFEYAQEKISEIKSIDVSTKSKPTSKIKIGFIGAGSFAQSSLLPHLKNLNVELVNVCTTDGLSASNVARKFGFQKFTTSPEEILKDDEINVVFIATRHDSHAEYVKEALLAGKKVFVEKPLATNFDELKKIIDLEVDEKFLLVGFNRRFAKSIVDIKNHFPSGPFNFLYRVNAGKLPLNHWTQWEEQGGRIIGEVCHFVDTLSFICNSNPKQVFAQSISLKQGLDKEEDTVHIILKFEDGSIGTIIYQSNADSSIPKEYLEVSALQKSAVLHNFEKVDFFSGGKIKSKKYFGKGHKEEVEAFINAIKNGGKSPIDLNSLFLTTLTTFAIIESLRTNKPVDISL; encoded by the coding sequence ATGAAACAATTAGTTCAGAGAATTAAAGATGGGGAGATGAAAGTTGTTGATCTCCCCATTCCTTTTTTAAAACCAAAAGGCGTTCTTGTTAAAAATTATTTTTCACTTATTAGCGCTGGTACAGAAAGAACGACAGTTGAGTCGGGCAAAGAAAATCTTCTTATTAAAACATATAAAAATCCCGATGTAGTCAAACAAGTTTATCAAATAGTTCGGCGCGATGGCTTAATTCCAACAATTGAAAGAATTCTGGGTAATCTGAATGATTATAAAACTCTGGGGTATAGTTCTTCTGGCGTAGTGATAGAATCATCAAGTGATAAATTTAAACCAGGTGAGCGAGTTGCTTGTGCAGGTGCAGGCTATGCAAATCATGCTGAAATTGTTTTTGTTCCAGAAAATCTATGCGTTAAACTTCCTGATAATGTCAGTTTCGAGGAAGGTGCTTTCACAACTCTTGGAGCAATAGCTCTTCAGGGTGTGAGACTTGCAAATCCAACTCTCGGTGAAAATGTCGCTGTTATCGGATTAGGATTGCTCGGATTGATTAGTGTGCAATTACTTAAGGCAAATGGATGCAAAGTAATAGGATTAGATATTTCTGAACAGGCTCTTGATTATGCAAAAAAAATGGGCTGTGATTATGTTTTGAAGAGTTCCAAAAGTGAAAAAGAAACAATTTTAAATCTGACAAATGGAATTGGGGTTGATAAAGTTCTAATTACTGCCGCAACAGAAAGCAATGAACCTATTGAACTTTCAGGTTTGATCACCAGAGAAAAAGGAAAAGTGGTTGTAGTTGGTGCAGTAAAAATGGATATTCCTCGTGGCCCATTTTATAATAAAGAGATAGAAGTTGTTATATCAAAATCGTATGGTCCCGGTCGTTATGATCCAATGTATGAAGAAATGGGAATTGATTATCCAGTCGGATATGTAAGATGGACGGAAAACAGGAATATGCAAGCTGTTGTAGAATTAATTTCTCAAGGTAAACTTGACTTTAAATCTTTAATCACTCACAAGTTTTCTATTGATGATTATCAAAAAGCTTATGATTTGGTTTTAGGAAAGACCCAGGAGTTTTATCGTGGGATATTATTCGAGTATGCACAAGAAAAAATATCAGAGATAAAAAGTATTGATGTTTCGACAAAATCAAAACCAACCTCTAAAATTAAAATTGGATTTATTGGAGCTGGTAGTTTTGCTCAATCTTCACTTCTACCTCACCTTAAAAATTTAAATGTGGAATTGGTAAATGTTTGCACAACTGATGGACTTTCCGCAAGTAATGTTGCCAGAAAATTTGGATTTCAAAAATTTACAACCTCACCAGAGGAAATATTAAAAGACGATGAAATAAATGTTGTCTTTATCGCAACCCGTCATGATAGTCACGCGGAATATGTGAAAGAGGCACTCCTTGCAGGTAAAAAAGTTTTTGTTGAAAAACCACTTGCAACAAATTTTGACGAGTTAAAGAAAATAATTGATTTAGAAGTAGACGAAAAATTTTTATTAGTTGGTTTTAACAGGAGATTTGCAAAAAGTATTGTTGATATCAAAAATCATTTTCCTTCAGGTCCTTTTAATTTTCTTTATCGTGTGAATGCTGGCAAGCTTCCTCTTAATCATTGGACTCAATGGGAAGAGCAAGGTGGAAGGATTATTGGGGAAGTCTGTCATTTTGTGGATACATTATCATTTATTTGCAACTCTAATCCAAAGCAGGTCTTTGCTCAATCAATTTCATTAAAACAGGGTCTGGATAAGGAAGAAGATACAGTTCACATCATTTTGAAATTTGAAGATGGCTCAATTGGAACTATCATTTATCAATCAAATGCAGATTCATCAATTCCTAAAGAATATCTCGAAGTTTCAGCATTGCAGAAGTCAGCTGTATTGCACAACTTTGAAAAAGTTGACTTTTTCTCAGGAGGTAAAATTAAATCCAAAAAATATTTTGGCAAAGGACACAAAGAAGAAGTTGAAGCTTTCATAAATGCAATTAAAAATGGGGGAAAATCACCAATAGATTTGAATTCATTGTTTTTAACGACACTAACAACTTTTGCAATCATTGAGTCTCTCAGAACAAACAAACCTGTGGATATAAGTCTATAA
- a CDS encoding UDP-glucose/GDP-mannose dehydrogenase family protein, which produces MRIAVIGTGYVGLVTGVCLAETGNKVICVDNNQEKLERFRKGDPVIYEKNLAELLNHNLQKNRIEFTDDLKYAVENSEIIFFCLPTPQGEDGAADLKHVLEVADQCGEILNQIEDKSYKIFVNKSTVPVGTAELVRQKIKAKAGDYPFDVVSNPEFLREGFAVEDFMKPDRIVIGTSSEKAREMMKTLYEPFVRSGNPIYFMDEKSAEITKYAANCFLATKITFMNEIANYCEKVGANVDMVRIAMGADNRIGKRFLFPGIGYGGSCFPKDIKALQKSFREVSVDSKVIDAVIETNEKQKLVLIDKILKHFNQDVKGKRFALWGLAFKPETDDVREAPAFKIIDKILELGGKIAAYDPEAMDNTKRVYGDKIEYAQDALSACKDADALIIATEWNEFRTPDFEAMKNLMKEFVIFDGRNVFDNEKAKKYKFVYYSIGRKPVLKEDLEK; this is translated from the coding sequence ATGAGAATTGCTGTAATTGGAACTGGTTATGTTGGATTGGTTACAGGAGTTTGTTTAGCTGAGACTGGTAATAAAGTTATATGCGTTGATAACAATCAAGAGAAATTAGAAAGATTTAGAAAAGGTGATCCAGTTATTTATGAGAAAAATCTTGCTGAACTTTTAAATCATAATCTTCAAAAAAATAGAATAGAGTTTACTGATGATTTAAAATATGCAGTAGAGAATTCAGAAATTATCTTTTTCTGTTTGCCGACACCTCAGGGTGAGGATGGTGCTGCTGATTTAAAACATGTTCTTGAAGTTGCTGACCAATGCGGTGAAATTTTAAATCAAATTGAGGATAAGTCTTACAAAATTTTCGTTAATAAAAGTACCGTCCCAGTTGGCACGGCTGAATTAGTCAGACAAAAGATTAAAGCAAAGGCTGGTGATTATCCCTTTGATGTTGTCAGCAATCCAGAATTTTTGCGTGAAGGATTCGCTGTCGAAGATTTTATGAAACCTGATCGAATTGTTATTGGCACCTCATCGGAAAAAGCCAGAGAAATGATGAAAACTTTATATGAGCCTTTCGTTCGAAGCGGTAATCCTATTTATTTTATGGATGAAAAAAGTGCCGAGATAACCAAATACGCAGCTAATTGTTTCCTTGCGACTAAAATTACATTTATGAATGAAATTGCAAATTATTGTGAAAAAGTCGGTGCTAATGTAGATATGGTCAGAATTGCAATGGGTGCTGATAACAGAATTGGGAAAAGATTTCTATTCCCCGGAATTGGTTATGGTGGAAGTTGCTTCCCGAAAGACATTAAAGCATTACAAAAATCTTTTAGAGAAGTAAGTGTTGACTCAAAAGTTATTGATGCTGTAATTGAAACAAATGAGAAACAGAAACTTGTCTTGATTGATAAAATTTTAAAACACTTTAATCAAGACGTTAAAGGTAAACGGTTTGCTCTCTGGGGACTTGCATTTAAACCAGAAACAGACGACGTAAGAGAAGCACCGGCATTTAAGATAATTGATAAAATTCTAGAACTCGGTGGTAAAATAGCAGCTTATGATCCAGAAGCAATGGATAATACCAAACGAGTTTATGGTGATAAGATTGAATATGCACAGGATGCACTTTCTGCCTGTAAAGATGCAGATGCATTAATTATTGCAACCGAGTGGAATGAATTTAGAACACCAGATTTTGAAGCGATGAAAAATTTAATGAAAGAATTTGTCATCTTTGATGGAAGAAATGTCTTTGACAATGAGAAAGCAAAGAAATATAAATTCGTTTACTATTCAATCGGAAGAAAACCTGTCTTAAAAGAAGACTTAGAAAAATGA
- a CDS encoding flippase-like domain-containing protein yields MKNLQKKIILGIVIAAVVYLGFSLYIDFNKLLEAFSLFDFKYFPIVLALSLFNYLLRFERWHYYLNVLEIKIPRKISYSIFFGGLIMSITPGKVGELLKSYLIKEYNGTSIHKSAPVILVERLGDFVSLLLVAMVGAIYFNFGRNIVLITLIIFGAFLFGLSYRPIAEPVIKYMSRLKFLHKISEKILVAYENSYKLLRPVPLFSMLILAAIAWGFEALGLYVILKVFNTDASFFWSLFVYSFSTIIGGLLLVPGGIGPTEGSLTLLLVRTNIPLNISFVATFLIRVATLWFAILMGIVGLIYFQKKIVHKKVFEIETNEENGL; encoded by the coding sequence ATGAAAAATCTTCAAAAGAAAATTATTCTTGGAATTGTCATTGCAGCTGTAGTTTATCTTGGTTTTTCACTTTATATTGATTTTAATAAACTTCTTGAGGCTTTCTCACTTTTTGACTTTAAATATTTCCCGATCGTACTGGCACTAAGTTTATTCAACTATCTTTTGAGGTTTGAACGCTGGCATTATTACTTAAATGTTCTTGAAATTAAAATTCCAAGAAAAATTTCTTATTCAATTTTTTTTGGCGGATTGATAATGTCCATCACGCCTGGAAAAGTAGGAGAACTTCTTAAATCATATTTAATCAAAGAGTACAATGGAACCTCTATTCACAAGTCGGCACCAGTTATCTTGGTTGAAAGACTTGGTGATTTTGTTTCATTGTTATTGGTCGCGATGGTTGGAGCAATATATTTTAATTTTGGACGAAATATTGTCTTAATTACATTGATTATCTTTGGTGCATTTTTGTTTGGATTATCATATCGTCCAATTGCTGAACCTGTTATTAAATATATGAGTCGATTAAAATTCTTACATAAGATAAGTGAAAAAATTTTAGTGGCCTATGAAAATTCATATAAATTATTAAGACCCGTTCCGCTTTTTTCTATGCTTATACTTGCAGCAATTGCCTGGGGCTTTGAAGCTTTGGGTTTGTATGTTATTCTGAAAGTATTTAATACAGATGCGAGCTTTTTCTGGTCACTTTTTGTGTATTCGTTTTCAACAATAATTGGTGGTTTATTGCTTGTGCCTGGTGGAATTGGTCCAACTGAAGGAAGTCTTACTTTATTACTTGTCAGGACAAATATTCCATTAAATATTTCCTTTGTTGCGACATTTTTAATAAGAGTTGCAACTTTATGGTTTGCGATTTTAATGGGAATTGTTGGACTAATTTATTTCCAGAAAAAAATTGTTCACAAGAAAGTTTTTGAGATAGAAACAAACGAAGAAAATGGTCTTTAA
- a CDS encoding gas vesicle protein: MASDKGVAKGLIIGFLAGTVVGGLIALLFAPKSGKELREDIKNKANDLKGDIDEIYSQTKEKVQELINEGKKKSETLVQEAKEKAQSILAEAEKVLQEAKTKASEKVEKIKSDASKEASKVKSAIDAGIEAYKSEKEST, encoded by the coding sequence ATGGCTTCTGATAAAGGCGTAGCAAAAGGATTAATAATTGGTTTTTTAGCTGGCACAGTTGTCGGCGGTCTAATTGCACTTCTCTTTGCTCCAAAAAGTGGGAAAGAATTACGAGAAGATATCAAAAACAAAGCAAACGACTTAAAAGGCGATATTGATGAAATTTATTCCCAGACAAAGGAAAAAGTACAGGAACTTATAAACGAAGGTAAAAAAAAATCAGAGACTTTAGTTCAGGAAGCAAAAGAGAAAGCTCAGAGTATTTTGGCTGAAGCAGAAAAAGTATTGCAGGAAGCAAAAACAAAAGCATCGGAGAAAGTTGAAAAAATTAAATCCGATGCCTCTAAAGAAGCCAGCAAAGTTAAGTCGGCCATTGATGCTGGAATTGAAGCATATAAATCTGAGAAAGAATCAACTTAA
- the mutL gene encoding DNA mismatch repair endonuclease MutL yields MQRIKILPENVASKIAAGEVVQRPESVVKELIENSIDAKAQHITLIIKDAGKTLIQVIDDGIGMSAEDAKLAFYRHSTSKISDIDDLERITTLGFRGEALYSIASVSRVELKTKTAEEELGTQLIIEGGNILEQNQINCEIGTNISIKNLFFNVPARRNFLKSNATEFKHIYDTFQRISLSFTNLRFTFIDDEKLVVELPPSSIEKRIQYYFGESFLESLIPVNFESDQIKLWGYIGAPHFAKKAKGQQFLFLNGRFVINESISHAVYRGYEHLLEKGEYPFYLLYLNLDPKHIDVNVHPSKLEVKFDDENLIYSSIYTAVKEALSTKDFTPQIELSELDDFTRTRFKNPVVDPNSFIAREIYGEPKKPVSSTISIPIQPAQKKSELSGDLDSMIDIVEHTKQIVNSFSFEKSEEEKETVVTRQVWQLHNKYILTPIKNGLMIIDQHIAHERILYEKAIQSIENSIPLSQQLLFPQTIELSKPDFELVLELKDYLEKIGFDIRPFGKNTLIINGIPQDIKPGKEKEILLEILEMYREFALTNVTNEKDNLAKSFACKSAIKAGDPLTEKEMISLIDNLFATKIPYVCPHGRPVFIKLTIDELDRRFGRTVNKED; encoded by the coding sequence ATGCAGAGAATAAAAATATTACCTGAAAATGTTGCTTCAAAAATTGCAGCTGGTGAAGTTGTTCAAAGACCTGAATCGGTTGTAAAAGAATTAATCGAAAATTCCATCGATGCTAAGGCTCAACACATTACATTGATTATTAAGGATGCTGGTAAGACATTGATCCAGGTAATTGATGATGGGATCGGAATGTCAGCTGAAGACGCAAAACTAGCCTTTTATCGTCACTCTACCAGTAAAATTTCTGATATTGATGATCTTGAAAGAATTACGACACTTGGTTTTAGAGGAGAAGCTCTTTATTCAATTGCATCTGTATCGAGAGTTGAACTGAAAACGAAAACTGCGGAAGAAGAACTCGGTACTCAGCTTATTATCGAAGGCGGAAATATTTTAGAACAAAATCAGATAAACTGTGAAATAGGAACGAACATAAGTATAAAAAATTTATTCTTTAATGTCCCGGCTAGACGAAATTTTCTCAAATCAAATGCAACAGAGTTTAAACATATCTATGATACTTTTCAAAGAATTAGTTTAAGTTTTACAAATCTTCGTTTTACTTTTATCGATGATGAAAAACTTGTAGTTGAACTTCCCCCATCTTCAATTGAAAAAAGAATACAATATTACTTCGGAGAGTCATTTTTAGAATCTCTAATTCCAGTAAATTTTGAGTCTGACCAAATTAAATTATGGGGCTACATCGGTGCACCACATTTTGCCAAAAAGGCAAAAGGACAACAATTTTTATTTTTGAACGGAAGATTTGTGATTAACGAGTCTATTTCACATGCCGTTTACAGAGGCTATGAGCATTTGCTTGAGAAAGGTGAATATCCGTTTTATCTTCTTTACCTGAATCTTGATCCAAAACATATTGATGTCAATGTTCATCCTTCAAAACTAGAAGTTAAATTTGATGACGAAAATTTAATTTACTCATCAATTTATACAGCAGTTAAAGAGGCGCTCTCAACTAAAGATTTCACACCTCAGATTGAATTATCTGAGCTTGATGATTTCACAAGAACAAGATTTAAGAATCCTGTTGTCGATCCAAATAGTTTTATCGCCAGAGAAATTTATGGTGAGCCGAAAAAACCTGTTTCTTCTACAATTTCAATTCCGATTCAACCAGCTCAAAAAAAATCAGAATTAAGTGGTGATTTAGACTCGATGATTGATATTGTGGAACACACCAAACAAATAGTTAATTCCTTCTCGTTTGAAAAATCAGAAGAAGAAAAAGAAACAGTAGTAACTCGTCAGGTTTGGCAGCTTCACAATAAATATATTTTAACTCCAATCAAAAATGGTTTGATGATAATTGATCAACATATCGCTCATGAAAGAATCCTTTATGAAAAAGCAATTCAAAGTATAGAAAATTCAATTCCACTTTCACAGCAATTATTATTTCCACAGACAATTGAGCTATCAAAACCAGATTTTGAATTGGTTCTGGAATTGAAAGATTATCTGGAAAAAATTGGCTTCGATATCAGACCTTTTGGCAAAAACACTTTAATTATAAATGGAATTCCACAGGATATCAAACCTGGTAAAGAGAAAGAAATTCTTCTTGAGATTTTAGAAATGTATCGTGAATTTGCATTAACGAATGTAACCAATGAAAAAGATAATCTTGCAAAATCATTCGCATGTAAATCTGCAATCAAAGCTGGGGATCCATTGACCGAAAAAGAGATGATTTCTCTTATTGATAATTTATTCGCGACCAAAATTCCTTATGTGTGTCCCCATGGAAGGCCTGTTTTCATTAAACTCACTATCGATGAACTCGATAGGAGATTCGGCAGAACCGTAAATAAAGAAGATTAA
- a CDS encoding DUF948 domain-containing protein has translation MELILSILLVLVYLALSAFLVYLIFFLKELLNSIKNIDKNITNSTNQLNETLEQFKDTLNEVSILSKNIRQELDQLDSAFKSIKETAEDYKRIKDKIVNTIEEPIDELQSNARAIVKGIRVFFQTLFKRSN, from the coding sequence GTGGAATTAATTCTATCTATTCTTCTGGTTTTGGTTTATCTTGCCCTTTCGGCTTTTCTTGTCTATTTAATCTTTTTCCTGAAAGAGTTATTGAATTCCATAAAAAATATTGATAAGAATATTACCAATTCTACCAATCAGTTAAACGAAACCCTTGAACAATTTAAAGATACCCTGAATGAAGTTTCAATCCTTTCAAAAAATATCAGGCAAGAACTTGACCAACTGGATTCAGCTTTTAAAAGTATAAAAGAGACAGCTGAAGATTATAAACGAATCAAAGACAAAATAGTAAACACAATTGAAGAGCCAATTGATGAATTACAATCGAACGCAAGAGCGATTGTCAAAGGAATTAGAGTTTTCTTTCAAACTTTGTTCAAAAGGTCGAATTAA
- the fusA gene encoding elongation factor G, with amino-acid sequence MKEYKSKNIRNIVLVGHGGAGKTSLVEAMLFTAGVTTRMGKVEDGNTVSDFKPEEIERQISTSASLMNLEWQQNKINIIDTPGYADFIGEVLSGLSVADTAVLVLKAVEGIEVGSEKVWKLINQNGLPRMIVINKCDNERADFEGVFESINQKLTHDGVIVQYPVNQGLNFNAVIDLLKMKQLVYERNGNGKYKIEDIPENLKTKAESLRSQLVEKIAESDEELMNKYFENGELTEDEILNGLKKGILNRTIVPVLPVAATSNVNAAGFMDFIVSYLPSPADRNKVKAFQNGNEVEIEIKEDGEPALFVFKTIAESAIGELSLFKVYSGTITHGLDLFNTSTNKFERTSQIYILNGKNRTEVAHLYAGDLGAVVRLKDTHTNNTLCSKNLNIKFKEIIFPEPIIHFAVKSKSQGDEDKIANGFHSLHQEDPTFIMYYDAELSQTVIGGQGELHLQLAAKKLKDKFGVEVDLVEPKIPYRETIKGVCEDAEYKHKKQTGGRGQYGHVHLKLEPLKRGEGFQFVDAIVGGVVPGRFVPAVEKGILETMAKGVLAGYKVVDVKVTLFDGSHHPVDSDELSFKIAGSQAFKKGFLAANPCLLEPIQEVTIRVPDEFMGDVMGDVSSRRGKILGMDSDGEYQIIRALIPLAEMFKYATQLRSLTQGKGTYEMKLSHYEEVPKEIEAKIIAAAEKEKEEEA; translated from the coding sequence TTGAAAGAGTATAAATCAAAGAATATAAGAAACATTGTTTTAGTAGGTCACGGTGGTGCGGGAAAAACTTCCTTAGTCGAAGCAATGCTTTTTACTGCCGGCGTCACCACAAGAATGGGTAAAGTAGAAGACGGAAATACTGTATCAGACTTTAAACCAGAAGAAATTGAAAGACAGATTTCAACTTCTGCTTCCTTAATGAATCTTGAATGGCAGCAAAATAAAATTAATATAATTGATACGCCCGGCTACGCTGATTTTATCGGTGAGGTGTTAAGCGGTTTGAGTGTAGCAGATACGGCAGTGCTGGTTCTGAAAGCCGTTGAAGGCATTGAAGTAGGTAGTGAAAAAGTTTGGAAGTTAATCAATCAAAATGGACTTCCAAGAATGATAGTGATTAATAAATGCGATAACGAACGAGCTGACTTTGAAGGAGTTTTTGAATCAATTAATCAAAAACTGACTCATGATGGAGTTATTGTACAATATCCTGTAAATCAAGGATTGAATTTTAATGCGGTTATAGACTTGTTGAAAATGAAACAACTTGTTTATGAAAGAAATGGAAATGGTAAATATAAAATCGAAGATATTCCCGAGAATTTAAAAACAAAAGCTGAGAGTCTAAGAAGTCAGCTTGTTGAGAAAATAGCTGAATCAGATGAAGAACTGATGAATAAGTATTTTGAAAATGGCGAATTAACCGAAGATGAAATTTTGAATGGTTTGAAGAAAGGAATATTAAATCGAACAATCGTACCTGTTCTACCAGTAGCTGCAACATCAAATGTTAATGCAGCTGGATTTATGGATTTCATTGTTTCTTACCTTCCATCTCCTGCTGATAGAAATAAAGTAAAAGCATTTCAAAATGGCAATGAAGTTGAGATTGAAATTAAAGAAGACGGTGAACCTGCATTGTTCGTCTTTAAGACAATTGCAGAATCAGCTATTGGCGAGTTGTCTTTATTCAAGGTTTATAGTGGAACCATAACTCATGGCCTTGATCTATTCAACACCTCAACAAATAAATTTGAAAGAACCAGTCAGATTTATATCCTAAATGGAAAAAACAGAACAGAAGTAGCTCATTTATATGCCGGAGATTTAGGTGCAGTTGTTAGACTTAAAGATACCCATACGAATAACACTCTCTGCTCAAAAAATCTTAATATTAAATTCAAAGAAATAATTTTCCCTGAGCCAATTATTCATTTTGCGGTTAAATCAAAATCTCAAGGAGATGAAGATAAAATTGCAAACGGCTTCCATTCTTTGCATCAAGAAGATCCAACATTTATAATGTATTACGATGCAGAACTTTCTCAAACCGTAATTGGTGGTCAAGGTGAATTACACTTACAGCTTGCAGCAAAAAAATTAAAAGATAAATTCGGTGTTGAAGTTGATTTAGTTGAACCTAAAATTCCTTATCGTGAAACAATTAAGGGAGTTTGTGAAGACGCAGAATATAAGCATAAAAAGCAAACAGGTGGTCGTGGCCAGTATGGTCATGTTCATTTAAAGCTTGAGCCTTTAAAACGAGGTGAAGGTTTCCAATTTGTTGATGCTATAGTTGGTGGTGTTGTTCCCGGCAGATTTGTCCCTGCCGTCGAAAAAGGAATTTTAGAAACAATGGCAAAAGGTGTTTTAGCAGGTTACAAAGTGGTTGATGTTAAAGTCACTTTGTTCGATGGTTCACACCATCCAGTTGACTCGGATGAATTGTCATTTAAGATTGCTGGATCTCAGGCATTTAAGAAAGGATTTTTAGCTGCTAATCCTTGTCTATTGGAACCAATTCAGGAAGTTACCATTCGTGTACCTGATGAATTTATGGGCGATGTTATGGGAGATGTATCAAGCAGGCGAGGAAAAATTCTTGGAATGGATTCAGATGGTGAATATCAAATCATTCGTGCATTAATTCCACTTGCTGAAATGTTTAAGTATGCAACTCAATTAAGAAGCTTAACTCAAGGTAAGGGTACTTATGAGATGAAGTTGTCTCATTATGAAGAAGTACCAAAGGAAATCGAAGCGAAGATTATTGCTGCAGCCGAGAAAGAGAAGGAAGAAGAAGCTTAA